In Cryptomeria japonica chromosome 10, Sugi_1.0, whole genome shotgun sequence, a genomic segment contains:
- the LOC131076741 gene encoding small ribosomal subunit protein uS19, whose translation MADADLDVDVAAAQPKKRTFKKFTFRGVDLDALLDMSSDDLVKLFHARARRRFQRGLKRKPMALIKKLRKAKREALPGEKPEPVKTHLRNMIIMPEMIGSIIGVYNGKTFNQVEIKPEMIGHYLAEFSISYKPVKHGRPGIGATHSSRFIPLK comes from the exons ATG GCGGACGCAGATTTGGATGTGGATGTGGCCGCTGCGCAGCCGAAGAAGAGAACGTTCAAGAAGTTTACCTTCAGAGGTGTTGATCTCGATGCGCTTTTGGACATGTCCTCTGATGATCTCGTCAAGCTCTTTCATGCCCGTGCTCGAAGAAG GTTCCAGCGAGGTTTGAAGAGGAAGCCAATGGCCCTGATCAAGAAACTGCGGAAAGCT AAGCGTGAAGCTCTTCCAGGTGAAAAGCCAGAACCAGTTAAAACTCACCTCCGAAACATGATTATTATGCCTGAAATGATTGGAAGCATCATTGGTGTATACAATGGGAAGACCTTCAACCAAGTTGAAATCAAG CCTGAAATGATTGGACATTATCTGGCAGAGTTTTCTATTTCATACAAGCCAGTGAAGCATGGAAGGCCTGGTATTGGTGCCACCCACTCATCTAGGTTCATTCCTTTAAAATAG